AAACCCGGATAGGCCATATAGACCTCTTCTATGGACAAAGAGGCAGGGTCACCGCTTACGATGGCCTCGGCATCCATGTTCAATTTTTCAAGGGTTTCAGGGAGTTGTTGCACATAGCGCTCCCAAATTTTGCTGCATGGCTTCTCAACCTCCCAACAGGCCAATGTGACCAGTTCGTCGAACATCGACTCGAGTATGGGCAAATTTTCTTCGACCGGGGTCTTGATGTCAAAAAGGGTATAGAAGAGTTTATCGGTAAACAATTCGGTCTTTCTTTTTAACCTATAGTCTAAATAGGGTTGTTTTTTGTGTTTCTTCAATTCTAAAATGATTGATTGCTTGTCCATCATCTGAAACGTTTTTTTAAAAGTAGCCATATTGCCCAGAGTTTCTAGGGAAAAGGGCTAACTTTAGCTAAAAAATAACACATTCAAAATTTACTGTGGAGAATACAACGATTACAAAAGAGTGCTTCGATTTTTTGAAAGAATTGGCCAAGAATAACAACCGTGAATGGTTTGTCGGGCACAAATCCACTTTTAAGAAACACGAGAAAGCGGTCAAGGAATTTTACCAAACGCTCATGGAGCGCCTAAACCAGCACGATGATATCGAGAAGCTGAAAATGTTCCGGATTTATCGTGATGTCCGGTTTTCGGCTGACAAGACCCCTTACAAGGCACACTTTGCCGGTTCTTTTTCACGACTGGGGGCCCATTTGCGGGGTGGGTACTATTTACGGCTGAAACCTGGGGAAAGCTTTGCTGCCGTGGGTTTTTGGCAGCCCAACAAAGAAGACCTTTTTAGAATACGCAAAGAGTTTGAAACAGATGCCGA
This portion of the Flagellimonas lutaonensis genome encodes:
- a CDS encoding DUF2461 domain-containing protein; the encoded protein is MENTTITKECFDFLKELAKNNNREWFVGHKSTFKKHEKAVKEFYQTLMERLNQHDDIEKLKMFRIYRDVRFSADKTPYKAHFAGSFSRLGAHLRGGYYLRLKPGESFAAVGFWQPNKEDLFRIRKEFETDAEPFRQVINADSLKRIWGNLEGDEVKTAPKGFDKEHQNIDLIRKKQFIFVRNFTDSEVLSLTFLDEVDASYRAIRPYFDLMSDILTTNLNGESLLN